The following nucleotide sequence is from Fusobacterium perfoetens.
TCATAAAATTCCCCCTATAAAAATTTATGCTGATATGTTTATCAGTTTTTAGATATTTATGTTTTATCATATTTTATTTTGTTTGTCAAAATATTTTATTTAGAAATATTAAAAAGTATAGAAATTAACTGTAAAATAAAAGAAAACTCAGCCTTAATATAAAAATATAAAACTGAGTTTTGTTATTTATTATTTTAGAATTCGTCCCAACCTTCAACAGAAGAACTCATGTTATAGCTTGTAACAGTACCTTCAAAGAAATTTGCTTTAACATTTCCTTCTCCTTCAGTATCAGCAAATTTTTCAAGATGTTTGTAAGGATTTTTTTCAAAACCTTCATACACAGGTTTTAAACCAATAGCTTTAAGTCTTTCATTAGCAAGCCATTTTGTATATTTTTCAGTTGAAATTTCAGTAATTCCTAGAATGTTATTTCCTATTATATGATTTGTCCAGTTAATTTCCTGTTCAACAGCTTTTTTAAACATATCATATATAGTGCCATCATTAAAGAAATTTGGATTTTCTTTTCTTATCTCTTTGATGATTTGTTGGAAAAGAACAACATGAGAAAGTTCATCTCTGTTTATAAGTCTTATAATATCAGATGTTCCCATCATTCTGTTCCTGCTTGCAAGAAGATAGAAGAAATTAAATCCATTATAGAAGTATAAAGATTCTAAAAGATAATCTGCAATAATTACTTTTGCAAAGTTTTCATCACTTTGAATATTTAAGAAATTTTGATAAATTTCTGCAATATATTTGTTTCTTTCAAAAAGGACTTTATCATCTCTCCATTTATCATAGATAGAATTTCTTGTTTCTTTTGAAAGAATAGATTCTATTATATATTGATATGACTGAGAGTGCACAGCTTCCTGAAATGTCTGTATAGACAGAACAAGATTAATTTCAGGGGCAGTAATATAATCAGATACATTTGGAATATTATTTGTCTGAATACTGTCCAGAAAGATTAGGAAAGAAAGTATTCCATCATAGGCTTTTTTTTCATAATCAGTTAAGTTTTCATAATCATTTTTATCTTGTGTTAAATCTATTTTTTCAGGAATCCAGAAATTTCCCATCATAGTTCTGTAAAGATGGTTTGCCCATTGATACTTTACATTGTTAAGATTAAAGATATTTGTGCTGTCTCCTTTTATGATTTTTCTTTCTGTAAGAGAATCATCTCCCAGAGGATTAAAAAGTTTTTTTCTATCCACTGCAGCTTTCACACTCCTCTTTATCATTCATTATATTTGTATTTTTTTGTATAGTTCTTATGTAGTAAACAGATTTGCACCCTTCTTTCCATGCAGTCATAAGAGTATTATATATATCTTTGGCTTTTATATTTTTGTTAAGGTCAAAGATAAGTTCCATAGAGACTCCCTGTGTAGTCCATTTTCCTATTCTTGACATAACTTTTACATAAAATTCAGGATTTACATTTTTAAACTCAGGATAAAACCATGATCTGTCCTTTAAATATTTTACAACTCTCGGAACTGCTCCTTTTTGATTTTTTTCAATAAAAAATCTTGAGAAAGCAGGATTTACAGAAGCACATGCTCCCATAAGAAGAGAGGTAGAAGTATTTGGTGCAACAGCAGTAAGTTCCCCATTACGCATTCCATATTTTTTTACAAGATCAAAAACTTCATTCCATTTTTCAGAGAATTTTGAGTTATTTATATACCATTCTCTGTTTTTTTGGAAGAAGATTCCCTTATCCCAGTCTGAATTTTTAAATAATGGGTATGTTCCTCTTTCTTTAGCAAGAAGAGCAGATGATTTTATTGCATAAAGAGCAATTTCTTCAAAAAGCTCATCTATATCATTAAGGGATTCTTCATATATCATAAATTCTCTTGCAAGATAGTCTGCAAGTCCCATAGTTCCTGTACCAATGGCTCTGTATAAAAAGTTATGTCTGTCAGATTCTTTAACAGGAGTTTTTGTTAAATCTATTGTATTATCAAGAATTCTTACAGCAGTATCAATAATATCTGGAAGTTCTTCTCTTAAAATCTCAGCAAGATTCATTGAAACAAGGTTACATGTATGAACTTCTCCTAAATCAACTGTTCTTACACCTTTATTTTCTATATTTTCTTCTCTAAAGTTTTTACTAGGAGAAAAATTAGAAAAACTTTCCATGCAAAGATTCCCGTTTCCTATCATTCCAGTATGTCTATTATGATTTACAAGATTAGCTCTGTCTTTAAAGAAAAGATAAGGCATACCAGTTTCAATCTGCACTTTCATTATTTCTTTAAACAGTTCTCTTGCTTTAATAACTTTTTTTAGTTCAAGGGAATTATCTTGTTCAATAAGAGAATATATTTTTTCAAATTCTTCTCCATAAAGTTCACATAATTCCACATTATATTTTTTACGAATTTCAAAAGGATCTACAAGAGTCCATGAAAGATTATTTTCAACTCTTTTCATAAAAAGATCTGAAATTACAACCTGAGGGTATATATCATAGGCTTTCCCCCTTTGGTCTCCGTTTTCAGTTTGAAGTTCAAGGAATGTTTCTATATCAAGATGCCATGAATCAAGAGCAACAGTAACTGCTCCTGCTCTTCTTCCCTGCTGGTTTACAGCAACAGCTGTATCGTTTATTATTTTTATCCAAGGAACAACACCTCCACTGGCATTGTAATATCCATTTACCATTGAGTTTTTAGCCCTTATTCTTGATATATTAAGTCCTGCTCCTCCTCCATTTTTACTTATTTTGGCAATAGTATCTATATTGTAGAATATAGATTCAATGTTGTCGTCCATAGCAGTAATAAAACATGAAGAAAGATTTCCTTTTGGAATCCTTAAATTTGCAAGGATAGGAGTTGCAAGAGATATCTTCTTTAGTGAAAGAGCATTGTAGAATCTTTTTGCTACTTCAACTTTATTTTTTTCATTTAATGCAAGAAGCATGGAAATACACATAAAAACTTCCTGAGGAAGTTCATATATTTTTCCTTCATGCTTTAAAAGATATCTGTTGACAAACATATTTGCCCCAGCATAGTCATACATCATATCTCTTGAAGTATCAACTGCTTTTTCAAGTTCCTTTATATCTTCTTCTGTATATTCAAGAAGCCTTTTATCATATATTCCTTTTTCTGTTAAAAGAGTTATTGTTTTATATAAATTTCCATATGAAAAACCTCTTTTGTGGAAAACTTCTCTTTCTGTTTCCATCATAAGAAGGCGTCCTGCTGCATAAGTCCAGTCACTTTCCTCAAAGCTTGTCATAGCAACAGCTTGATTTATAAGAGACTCCTGAATTTTTTTAGTAGTTATATTCTCTTGGTATATTGAATCTATACAGCTTTCAAGTTCAATCATATTTACTTCAAGTCCTTCACAGGCTCTTGTAAGTTTTTCTCTTATTTTTGTTATATCAAGATCTTCTTTTATCCCAGCTCTATTTATAACTTGTCTCATTTTATAAAACCTCTAGGAATTTTTCCATTGGGTAAAATTCACCATCTTTTTCAACTACAGGTGCACTCATTATTCTTGCTTTGCTTGCAGCTGTCATAAGAGCTTTTAAATCTTGAGTATATTCAAATTCAATTCCTTCTCTTTCTAAAGTTCTTTTTAAAGTTTCACATCTGCTGCAGTTTTCTTTTCCATATATTTTTATCATATCTATCCCTCCATGAAACACAATATATTGTGTTATAAATAATTTTTGTTCACTATATCTTGGAATATTATTACATAAATTTTTCTGTTTTTCAACTGTTTTCTTTTGATTTTTTCCTCAACAAATGGGGAATAGAAAGCAACAATAATACTTATTTAGTATTATAACGGAATAAAAAAACTTTATATTTTCTAATTTATAAAAAAAATATTTTCATGAGATAAAATTTTATTTTTATAGATTTGCAACATTATATAAAAACCCTGCATTGAAAATTAATAAAATTATTTTTCATCAGCAGGGTAATTTTCTTTTAAGTTATTTTCTTCTGTATATATCGTTTAGATTTTTAATCCACTCTTTGTCAATTTGATTTAATGAATCTTCAGTTATACGGAAAGCCCAGTTTCCATTTGCAATTCCCGGCTGATTCATTTTTGTATCACTTCCAAAACCACATAAATCTTGAATAGGAACGATTGTAAGCTGAGCAGTGCTTTGCCATAATGTTCTTATAACAGAACGGCAAGATTCACTGTAATATCCACCCATTCCCCAATCTTTTCCAGTGAAGTTACAATAATCAAGAGCAGTTTTTCTGTTTTCAGGTGTTGCTTCCCAAAGCCAACCTAAGATTGTATTATTATCATGAGTTCCAGTATAAGCAATGACATTTTTTTCATAATTATGAGGAAGATGAATGCTGTCTCTGTCTCCAATAAAGGCAAATTGGATAACTCTCATTCCAGGAAGTTTTGTTTCTTTTAAAAGATTTACAACATCTTCATCAATATCTCCTAAATCTTCTGCTATGATTTGTGAGTTATTAAATTTTTTCATTACCACATTAAAGAAATCCATTCCAGGCCCTTTTATCCAACTTCCACTTTTAGCAGTTTCAGCTTTAGCAGGAACAGCCCAGTAAGCAGAGAATCCTCTGAAGTGGTCTATTCTTACCATATCAAAGATTAAAAGAGAATTTTCTATTCTTTTAAGCCACCAACTATAATTTTGTTTTTTCATTAAGTCCCAGTTATAAAGAGGATTTCCCCACATTTGTCCCTCTTCTGAAAAATAATCAGGAGGAACACCTGCAACAAGTCTTGGACTTCCATCTTCTGAAAGGTCAAAAAGCTCACGATTTGCCCATACATCAGCACTTTCAAGGGATACATATATAGGCATATCTCCTATAAGCTTTATTCCATTTTTATTTATTTCATTTTTAATTTTTTCCCACTGAGAATAAAATTCATATTGCATAAATTCATGGAAAAGAACTTCTTTTTCATATTCTTTAAAAGCTTTTTCCACAGCTTCTTTTTTATGAAATTTAAGTTCTTCATCTTCCCATAAATACCAATCAGTATCATTATTTTTTTCTCTTAAAGTCATATAAAGAGCAAAATCTGGAAGCCAGAAACTATTTTTTTCAGCAAATTCTGTGATTTTTTCTTTTTCTTCTGTGCTTATTCTTTCATATGCAAGATAAAGAGTTTTATATCTGTTTTTATTAATATATTCAAAGTCTACAAAATATGGATTTTCATATTCACTTTTTTTTAGTTCTTCTTCTGTTAAAAGTCCTTTTTCTGCAAGGGAAGGAAGATCTATAAAAAGAGGATTTCCTGCAAATGCTGAAAAGCTTTTATAAGGGGAATTACATTTATCTGTTGTGCCGAATGGAAGAGTCTGCCACCAGCTAAAACCAGCTTCTTTTAAAAATTTAGAAAAATTTACTGCTTCTTTTCCAAAACTTCCTATTCCATATTTTCCAGGAAGAGAGGAAATATGAAGCAGAACACCTCCAGAACGATTTATCATAACAATCAGCCTTTCTTTCTTATGTTTTAATTTATTTATATTTATAATATAACAAATTAAAAAGTATTAAGCAATAAAAAGTTAAAATTAACAATACGGCAGTAATGTGAAAAATAAAAAGAGTACAAGAGAGATGTGAATAATATATTTCGCATTTCTCTTGTATATAAAAAAAGATTGACAAACTTTGAATAAGAATTTATAATTGTCCGCAAATGAGTAAGAGGATGTGAGATTTTATGAAAAATAATGATATAGGATTTTATATAAGAAAACTTAATAACCATATTGAAAAATACAGCCATTCTCTTTATAGCAGAAAAGATACAAATGAATGTTCTCTTTCTAATTTATGGGTAATAGATTATGTAAGTGAAAATTCAGATATAGATATATATCAAAAAGATGTAGAGGCAGAATTTTCAATAAATCGTGCCACTGCTTCTAAAATGCTTTCACTTATGGAGGAAAAGAAATTCATTTCCCGTATTTCTTCTTCAGAAGATGGAAGAAAGAAAAAAATAAAAATTCTTCCTGAAGGGGAAAAGTTAAGAGGAATATGTGCTTCATTGAAAAAAGAGATGGAGCAGGAGCTTACTTCTCCTTTAAGCAAAGAAGAAATAGAAATACTAAGAAATCTTTTAAGAAAAATGATAAAACATTTTGAAGATTAAAGAAGAGAGCTGTTGCTTTGTGCAGAGCTCTTTTTTATATTAAAAATAAAAAAATTCACATTAGACTTGTATATATTTTTTTACGCTTTTGTCTTGTATTCTTTTTTTTATGAATATTTTGTATAATTTAAATAGGTAAAAAGTAAAATTTTTAGGGTGAGGGCAGATGAAGAAGTTTAATGATATGACTAAAGAGCCTATAAAAAAGACTCTAATACTTTTGGCTCTTCCTATTATGGGAGCATCTTTTTTTCAGCTTGCTTATGGAATAGTTGATATGCTTTGGATAGGAAAGTTAGGGAGCAGGGCTGTGGCTGCAGTTGGTTCGGCAGCATTTTTTATAAATCTTGGCTTTGGTCTTAATACAATAATAGTAACTGGAGCAGGAATAAAAGTAGCACACAGACTTGGAGCTAAAAAATACCAGGAAGCAGATGAATTTATAAATACGGGATTTATGATGAATATATCTCTGTTTCTTATTTATTTTACTTTTCTTTTTCTCTTTAGGAATATGATAGTTAGGTATTTTAATTTTAATGATACTGGTGTTGAAAACATGGCAAAGCAGTATCTTATGATAACAGGTATAGGAACACTTTTTAAGTTTTCAAACTTTATGTTTGTAAGTATTTTTAATAGTTTTGGTGATAGTAAAACACCTTTTAAGATAAACTGTATAGGTGTTATAATGAATATATTTCTTGATCCTATATTTATTTTTGTCTTTAATATGGGAGTATTCGGAGCAGGACTTGCCACTATGTTCTGTGAGGGAATAAATACTTCTCTTTTTTATATATATTCAAAAAAATATTTTACTATAAAAAGGCAGAAAAAATACAGCATAGAAAAAATAAAGGATATATTCTTTCTTGGATTTCCAAATGGAATTCAGAGAGTACTTTTTACAACAATATCTATTGTTCTTGCTAGAATGGTTGCAAGCTGGGGAGCATCAGCAATTGCAGCACAGAAAATAGCACTTCAGATAGAAGCAGTATCTTACCTTACAATAGGAGGGCTTCAGGGAGCAGTAGCCTCTTTCATAGGACAAAATTATGGGGCTCAGAGAGGTGACAGAATAGAAGAGGGATACAAGGTTTCAATGAAGCTTTCAGCAGGACTTGGTATTATAACAACTCTTATTTTTGTAATTTTTGCAGAGCCACTTATGAAAATATTTATTGATGACGAAAAAACACTGGAAATAGGAATGAATTATTTAAGAATTGTAGGACTTTCTCAAGTGTTTATGTGTCTTGAAATTGTAAATAGTGGAGCATATAGTGGAATAGGAAAACCTAAAATAGCTTCAATGATAGGAATAATTTTTACATCTTTAAGAATACCTACAGCTTTTATTCTTACAAAAATATTTGGAATAAATGGGGTATGGCTGACAATATCAGGTACAACAGTAGTAAAAGGTTTATTGTCAACATATCTTTTCTCAAAAGAAAGAAAATATAATTTTAGGAGGTAACATGATAAATAAAAATATAGTGCCAATGATAAAAGAGTTTAACCTTGTAGACGAAGTACAGAAGGGGAATTTCGGCCTTGAAAAAGAAAATCTTAGAGTAGACCAAAATGGGCATTTAGCTCTTACACCACATCCTGCTGTATTTGGAGATAAAAAGAAAAATCCTTATATAACAGTTGATTTTTCTGAAAGTCAGGTTGAAATGATAACACCATCTTTTAAAAAAGTAAAAGATG
It contains:
- a CDS encoding ribonucleoside-diphosphate reductase subunit alpha, translating into MRQVINRAGIKEDLDITKIREKLTRACEGLEVNMIELESCIDSIYQENITTKKIQESLINQAVAMTSFEESDWTYAAGRLLMMETEREVFHKRGFSYGNLYKTITLLTEKGIYDKRLLEYTEEDIKELEKAVDTSRDMMYDYAGANMFVNRYLLKHEGKIYELPQEVFMCISMLLALNEKNKVEVAKRFYNALSLKKISLATPILANLRIPKGNLSSCFITAMDDNIESIFYNIDTIAKISKNGGGAGLNISRIRAKNSMVNGYYNASGGVVPWIKIINDTAVAVNQQGRRAGAVTVALDSWHLDIETFLELQTENGDQRGKAYDIYPQVVISDLFMKRVENNLSWTLVDPFEIRKKYNVELCELYGEEFEKIYSLIEQDNSLELKKVIKARELFKEIMKVQIETGMPYLFFKDRANLVNHNRHTGMIGNGNLCMESFSNFSPSKNFREENIENKGVRTVDLGEVHTCNLVSMNLAEILREELPDIIDTAVRILDNTIDLTKTPVKESDRHNFLYRAIGTGTMGLADYLAREFMIYEESLNDIDELFEEIALYAIKSSALLAKERGTYPLFKNSDWDKGIFFQKNREWYINNSKFSEKWNEVFDLVKKYGMRNGELTAVAPNTSTSLLMGACASVNPAFSRFFIEKNQKGAVPRVVKYLKDRSWFYPEFKNVNPEFYVKVMSRIGKWTTQGVSMELIFDLNKNIKAKDIYNTLMTAWKEGCKSVYYIRTIQKNTNIMNDKEECESCSG
- the malQ gene encoding 4-alpha-glucanotransferase; amino-acid sequence: MCYIININKLKHKKERLIVMINRSGGVLLHISSLPGKYGIGSFGKEAVNFSKFLKEAGFSWWQTLPFGTTDKCNSPYKSFSAFAGNPLFIDLPSLAEKGLLTEEELKKSEYENPYFVDFEYINKNRYKTLYLAYERISTEEKEKITEFAEKNSFWLPDFALYMTLREKNNDTDWYLWEDEELKFHKKEAVEKAFKEYEKEVLFHEFMQYEFYSQWEKIKNEINKNGIKLIGDMPIYVSLESADVWANRELFDLSEDGSPRLVAGVPPDYFSEEGQMWGNPLYNWDLMKKQNYSWWLKRIENSLLIFDMVRIDHFRGFSAYWAVPAKAETAKSGSWIKGPGMDFFNVVMKKFNNSQIIAEDLGDIDEDVVNLLKETKLPGMRVIQFAFIGDRDSIHLPHNYEKNVIAYTGTHDNNTILGWLWEATPENRKTALDYCNFTGKDWGMGGYYSESCRSVIRTLWQSTAQLTIVPIQDLCGFGSDTKMNQPGIANGNWAFRITEDSLNQIDKEWIKNLNDIYRRK
- a CDS encoding ribonucleotide-diphosphate reductase subunit beta; its protein translation is MDRKKLFNPLGDDSLTERKIIKGDSTNIFNLNNVKYQWANHLYRTMMGNFWIPEKIDLTQDKNDYENLTDYEKKAYDGILSFLIFLDSIQTNNIPNVSDYITAPEINLVLSIQTFQEAVHSQSYQYIIESILSKETRNSIYDKWRDDKVLFERNKYIAEIYQNFLNIQSDENFAKVIIADYLLESLYFYNGFNFFYLLASRNRMMGTSDIIRLINRDELSHVVLFQQIIKEIRKENPNFFNDGTIYDMFKKAVEQEINWTNHIIGNNILGITEISTEKYTKWLANERLKAIGLKPVYEGFEKNPYKHLEKFADTEGEGNVKANFFEGTVTSYNMSSSVEGWDEF
- a CDS encoding MATE family efflux transporter; its protein translation is MKKFNDMTKEPIKKTLILLALPIMGASFFQLAYGIVDMLWIGKLGSRAVAAVGSAAFFINLGFGLNTIIVTGAGIKVAHRLGAKKYQEADEFINTGFMMNISLFLIYFTFLFLFRNMIVRYFNFNDTGVENMAKQYLMITGIGTLFKFSNFMFVSIFNSFGDSKTPFKINCIGVIMNIFLDPIFIFVFNMGVFGAGLATMFCEGINTSLFYIYSKKYFTIKRQKKYSIEKIKDIFFLGFPNGIQRVLFTTISIVLARMVASWGASAIAAQKIALQIEAVSYLTIGGLQGAVASFIGQNYGAQRGDRIEEGYKVSMKLSAGLGIITTLIFVIFAEPLMKIFIDDEKTLEIGMNYLRIVGLSQVFMCLEIVNSGAYSGIGKPKIASMIGIIFTSLRIPTAFILTKIFGINGVWLTISGTTVVKGLLSTYLFSKERKYNFRR
- a CDS encoding glutaredoxin domain-containing protein, producing MIKIYGKENCSRCETLKRTLEREGIEFEYTQDLKALMTAASKARIMSAPVVEKDGEFYPMEKFLEVL
- a CDS encoding MarR family winged helix-turn-helix transcriptional regulator, coding for MKNNDIGFYIRKLNNHIEKYSHSLYSRKDTNECSLSNLWVIDYVSENSDIDIYQKDVEAEFSINRATASKMLSLMEEKKFISRISSSEDGRKKKIKILPEGEKLRGICASLKKEMEQELTSPLSKEEIEILRNLLRKMIKHFED